In the genome of Leptospira montravelensis, one region contains:
- a CDS encoding nucleotidyltransferase family protein: MAKVELLDSNSIQNSLKNYKKELDILGVETIHLFGSVARNEARQNSDIDFLVKFKSGMKNFDNYINLTFLLEDIFKVKVDLITTESISGSLKISVESESVLIEV; the protein is encoded by the coding sequence GGCGAAAGTTGAACTTCTAGATTCAAACTCTATTCAAAACTCCTTAAAAAATTACAAAAAGGAATTGGATATTCTAGGAGTGGAGACCATTCATCTTTTTGGATCCGTCGCTAGAAACGAAGCAAGGCAGAATAGCGATATTGATTTCCTTGTCAAATTCAAGTCTGGAATGAAAAATTTTGATAATTATATTAATCTTACATTTCTACTTGAAGACATTTTTAAAGTGAAAGTTGATTTAATTACTACTGAATCTATATCTGGTTCTCTGAAAATTTCTGTTGAAAGTGAGTC